The Paenibacillus sp. FSL R7-0204 genome includes a region encoding these proteins:
- the nikB gene encoding nickel ABC transporter permease has translation MGIYIGKRVLAIIPILLFSSLLMFVMIRVGPVDPAEAYLAAAHIQPDDEVLAAKRHEFGLDQPLLTQYVQSVGRLLRLDFGHSYLSNMPVWGEVAQKLPATLQLASASIVLALVVSIPLGVLAAIYKNRLVDHVIRVFAYIGACVPVFWIGYLLMFFISVKLEWLPVEGRGSVQHLILPSITLALWLIAIYARLLRTTVLEELKEAYVRYARARGIKERVILYKYVLRIAIAPLITGLGINLGKLLTGAIIVEQVFSWPGFGRYFIEAIINRDIPVIQCYVMLSVCVIAGSNLIADLLQLFLDPRIARKGRASQG, from the coding sequence GTGGGCATATATATTGGAAAAAGAGTGCTGGCGATCATCCCCATCCTTCTGTTCTCCTCATTGCTGATGTTCGTGATGATCCGGGTGGGGCCGGTCGACCCGGCTGAGGCTTATCTGGCAGCGGCCCATATCCAGCCGGATGATGAAGTGCTGGCCGCCAAGCGGCATGAATTCGGGCTGGACCAGCCGCTGCTGACGCAATATGTTCAATCGGTAGGCCGGCTGCTCCGGCTGGATTTCGGCCATTCCTATCTGTCCAATATGCCCGTATGGGGAGAGGTTGCCCAGAAGCTGCCCGCAACGCTTCAGCTTGCGTCCGCCAGTATCGTGCTGGCGCTGGTGGTCAGCATCCCGCTTGGGGTGCTGGCGGCGATTTACAAAAACCGGCTGGTGGATCATGTGATCCGGGTATTCGCCTATATCGGCGCCTGTGTTCCGGTCTTCTGGATCGGCTATCTGCTGATGTTCTTCATCTCGGTCAAGCTGGAATGGCTGCCTGTGGAGGGCAGAGGGTCTGTGCAGCATCTGATTCTACCGTCTATTACCCTGGCCCTCTGGCTGATTGCCATCTACGCGCGTCTGCTGCGGACGACCGTTCTGGAGGAACTGAAGGAGGCTTATGTCCGTTATGCCCGGGCCAGAGGGATTAAGGAGCGTGTGATTCTGTATAAATACGTGCTGAGAATTGCCATAGCACCGCTTATTACAGGACTGGGCATCAATCTGGGGAAGCTGCTGACAGGAGCGATTATCGTAGAACAGGTATTCTCCTGGCCGGGCTTCGGCCGGTACTTCATTGAAGCGATCATTAACCGTGACATTCCGGTGATTCAATGCTATGTCATGCTCTCCGTCTGTGTGATTGCCGGGAGCAATCTGATCGCCGATCTGCTGCAGCTGTTCCTGGACCCGCGAATTGCGCGTAAAGGGAGGGCCAGTCAAGGATGA
- the nikC gene encoding nickel ABC transporter permease subunit NikC translates to MNNLSSRLKGRRVIMICGSLLILFGLAGLLAPWISPHDPIRVNLAAKLSPPSWEYLLGTDQLGRDNLSRLLYGTRISLGFASLVFAASLGVGLLAGVVSGYIGGWLDAVLMRLCDGIMSFPSMILVFGLIGILGPGLSQLVIALMLVQWVYFARMFRNMIVSLKERNFITAARISGSSPWQIMSRHLIPNILPSIVVIGTLEMGWAIMDISAMSFLGLGVQAPTPEWGAMLNEGKSFIRNHPELMLYPGLMIIMVVASFNLLGEALSERYGIKRGS, encoded by the coding sequence ATGAATAACTTAAGCAGCCGTCTCAAAGGCAGGAGAGTGATCATGATCTGCGGCAGCCTGCTGATCCTGTTTGGACTTGCCGGCCTGTTGGCCCCGTGGATCTCACCGCATGACCCGATACGGGTGAACCTGGCAGCGAAGCTCAGTCCGCCTTCGTGGGAATATCTTCTTGGGACAGATCAGCTGGGGCGGGACAATCTATCCAGGCTGCTGTATGGAACACGGATTTCGCTGGGCTTTGCTTCACTTGTTTTTGCCGCTTCTTTAGGGGTGGGACTGCTCGCAGGTGTGGTTTCGGGGTACATCGGCGGGTGGCTGGATGCTGTGCTGATGCGGTTGTGCGATGGCATTATGTCTTTTCCCAGTATGATTCTGGTCTTCGGTCTAATCGGGATTCTGGGGCCGGGCCTGTCTCAATTGGTTATTGCGCTGATGCTGGTGCAGTGGGTGTACTTCGCCCGGATGTTCCGGAATATGATTGTCAGCCTGAAGGAGCGCAATTTCATCACGGCAGCGCGGATCAGCGGCTCCTCCCCATGGCAGATCATGAGCAGGCACCTTATTCCCAACATTCTGCCGTCGATTGTGGTGATTGGGACGCTGGAGATGGGCTGGGCGATTATGGATATCTCCGCGATGTCCTTCCTGGGCCTGGGCGTCCAGGCGCCTACACCGGAATGGGGGGCGATGCTGAACGAAGGGAAATCCTTCATCCGCAATCATCCCGAGCTGATGCTCTATCCGGGCTTGATGATTATTATGGTTGTAGCTTCGTTTAATCTGTTGGGCGAGGCGCTGTCTGAACGGTATGGGATCAAACGAGGCTCCTGA
- a CDS encoding ABC transporter ATP-binding protein, producing the protein MEQAEVLLQVKGLKVSVETAAGVLPLIEDVNLELKPGRVLGLVGGSGSGKTVTALALLQMLDRQTSVIEGSIRLHTCELNGLPEKDMRRLRGSSLALIMQNPMTAFSPVYTIGAQFVESIRTHMKLGKKEARACMVRSLADVNLPDPAALLHKYPYELSGGMLQRVMLALTLCLKPSVIIADEPTTALDVSNQLQVLRQLDRIRQEHGTAILLISHDLGVIAELADEVAVMQHGRIVETADVFELFDHPRHEYTRELLAARPLLQLSPQLGGQL; encoded by the coding sequence ATGGAACAAGCGGAAGTTCTGCTGCAGGTGAAGGGTCTGAAGGTATCTGTGGAGACAGCGGCAGGAGTTCTGCCCCTTATTGAGGATGTTAATCTGGAGCTGAAGCCGGGGCGTGTGCTGGGTCTTGTGGGGGGCAGCGGCAGCGGAAAAACCGTTACGGCGCTGGCGCTCCTTCAGATGCTAGACCGGCAGACGAGCGTGATCGAAGGCAGTATCCGGCTGCATACCTGTGAGCTGAACGGGCTGCCGGAGAAGGACATGCGCAGGCTTCGCGGCAGTAGTCTTGCGCTGATTATGCAGAATCCGATGACGGCCTTCTCTCCGGTGTATACCATTGGTGCGCAATTCGTGGAGTCGATTCGTACACATATGAAGCTGGGGAAAAAAGAAGCCAGAGCCTGCATGGTCCGTTCCCTGGCCGATGTGAATCTGCCTGATCCCGCAGCGCTACTGCACAAGTATCCTTATGAGCTGAGCGGCGGGATGCTCCAGCGGGTGATGCTGGCGCTCACCCTGTGCCTGAAGCCCTCCGTGATCATTGCCGATGAACCTACTACGGCTCTGGATGTATCCAATCAGCTTCAGGTGCTGCGGCAGCTGGACCGAATTCGGCAGGAGCATGGAACTGCTATTCTGCTGATCTCCCATGACCTCGGCGTCATTGCGGAGCTGGCTGATGAAGTTGCGGTCATGCAGCACGGGCGGATTGTTGAGACCGCTGATGTATTCGAGTTGTTCGACCATCCCCGGCATGAATATACCCGGGAGCTGCTTGCGGCAAGGCCGCTGCTTCAGCTTAGTCCGCAGTTAGGGGGCCAGCTATGA
- the nikE gene encoding nickel import ATP-binding protein NikE — protein sequence MLEVREVTHTYAASRRWRRSEKQEPVLSGVSLHIEEGTCLGLLGSSGAGKSTLGRVILGLEPPRAGQVLIQGQDLYKLSPQARRTIRRDLQVVFQDCYSAVNPRMTAEQIIGEPLSNYESLSVQEQKRTVGELLECVGLSAADMQKQPYQFSGGQLQRINIARAIALKPKLIVLDEAVSSLDMINQTTILRLLGELRAAFGLSYLFITHDIKAACMISDALAVMDQGRIVEYNDSKEQFLHSSHPAVRGLLDSMLAEHPRNRHRDLPGNAAQR from the coding sequence ATGCTTGAGGTTAGGGAAGTTACCCATACCTATGCTGCATCCCGCCGGTGGAGGCGTTCGGAGAAGCAGGAACCTGTGCTGTCCGGCGTGTCTCTTCATATAGAGGAGGGAACCTGCCTGGGGCTGCTGGGATCAAGCGGAGCCGGTAAAAGCACACTGGGCCGGGTTATTCTCGGGCTGGAGCCGCCCCGCGCGGGCCAGGTGCTGATTCAAGGCCAGGATCTGTATAAGCTGAGTCCGCAGGCGCGCAGGACCATACGCCGCGATCTGCAGGTGGTCTTTCAGGATTGTTATTCAGCCGTGAATCCCCGGATGACAGCCGAGCAGATTATTGGCGAGCCGCTGTCCAACTACGAATCCTTGAGTGTTCAGGAGCAGAAGCGGACGGTAGGCGAGCTGCTGGAGTGTGTCGGACTAAGCGCGGCAGACATGCAGAAGCAGCCCTACCAGTTCAGCGGAGGACAGCTGCAGCGGATTAATATTGCCAGAGCGATTGCGCTCAAGCCTAAGCTCATCGTGTTGGATGAGGCGGTTAGTAGTCTGGATATGATTAACCAGACTACTATTCTGCGGCTGCTGGGGGAGCTGCGGGCTGCGTTCGGCCTGTCATATCTGTTCATCACCCATGATATTAAGGCCGCCTGTATGATCTCAGACGCACTGGCTGTCATGGATCAGGGCAGGATCGTGGAATATAACGACAGCAAGGAGCAGTTCCTGCATTCCTCTCATCCTGCGGTTCGGGGCTTGCTCGACTCCATGCTTGCGGAGCATCCGCGGAACCGGCACAGGGATCTGCCTGGGAATGCTGCACAACGGTAA
- a CDS encoding ABC transporter substrate-binding protein, which translates to MYKRLVLLPLLGLICGCSGQSASLSSAPGQELPDTSVSASDSADSAVPAASAPKLKISWTMHQNLPVAEDAVMVRELEQKFKVDLEFWNLPNNKYESLLDLKLVQGSIPDLFRVRQTQDLLKYQQQGVLAPIPEELLNTYAPNILKAIRENAPAYQQYGRINGSYYGIPVINPTNIYRVPVVYRQDWLDKLGLKVPDTLADFEKFIYAIANEDPDGNGIRDTYGLSQEGMNVVFGAFGQMVFTDQLYFSRKDQGLVIGALEPDMQEALRYLRKWYKDGVIDPEFITGENSGGYKHLSHAFINGRIGMTSMGNYYHWTQAGDYTDWKLDDQKAARLVPVEAMFNVKELTAKHPQAKIAFGRPVSGPDGKRGSKAYDMLMSFTAIGADATQEPGKLEKILQLLDYVSANPDPDEAASLQYGIQGTHWDWAGTDKKDIILLPPYNHMFSYQNTIGAGIGMTLPILPAGRSEQWAATLGLDHDGIYNALEVATPSLIRNSPGLIKLRDQAYIAFITGERPLEEFGEFVEEFLASGGAEVLAEANESYKELDPHQKGEQEARP; encoded by the coding sequence ATGTATAAAAGATTAGTGCTCTTGCCCCTCCTGGGGCTGATCTGCGGCTGCAGCGGGCAGTCCGCTTCCCTCTCGTCTGCGCCTGGACAAGAGCTGCCGGACACATCCGTTTCCGCTTCTGATTCTGCTGATTCTGCTGTGCCTGCTGCCTCTGCCCCGAAGCTCAAAATCTCCTGGACGATGCATCAGAATCTGCCGGTTGCGGAGGATGCCGTAATGGTGCGGGAGCTGGAGCAGAAGTTCAAGGTAGATCTGGAGTTCTGGAATCTGCCGAATAACAAATACGAATCCCTGCTCGACCTGAAGCTGGTGCAAGGCAGCATTCCCGACCTGTTCCGGGTCCGGCAGACCCAGGATCTGCTGAAGTACCAGCAGCAGGGCGTGCTCGCCCCTATTCCTGAGGAATTGCTGAACACCTACGCTCCCAATATTCTTAAGGCCATCCGCGAGAATGCACCCGCCTATCAGCAATATGGGCGCATTAACGGGTCCTATTATGGCATTCCAGTCATTAATCCTACCAATATCTATCGGGTCCCTGTGGTCTACCGGCAGGATTGGCTGGATAAGCTCGGCCTTAAGGTGCCGGACACCCTGGCCGATTTCGAGAAATTCATCTATGCCATAGCGAACGAAGACCCGGACGGCAACGGGATCCGGGACACCTATGGCTTGTCTCAGGAGGGCATGAATGTGGTCTTCGGCGCATTCGGGCAGATGGTCTTCACGGATCAGCTCTACTTCAGCCGGAAGGATCAGGGGCTGGTCATTGGCGCTCTGGAGCCGGATATGCAGGAAGCACTGCGTTATCTCCGCAAATGGTACAAGGACGGGGTCATTGATCCCGAGTTCATCACCGGGGAGAATAGCGGAGGCTACAAGCATCTGTCGCACGCCTTCATTAACGGACGGATCGGCATGACCTCCATGGGCAATTATTATCACTGGACACAGGCAGGAGATTATACGGACTGGAAACTGGATGACCAGAAGGCAGCCAGGCTGGTTCCGGTAGAAGCAATGTTTAACGTCAAGGAGTTAACCGCGAAGCATCCGCAGGCCAAGATCGCTTTCGGGCGGCCGGTTAGCGGTCCGGACGGCAAACGCGGCTCCAAAGCCTACGATATGCTGATGAGCTTCACCGCCATTGGCGCGGATGCTACCCAGGAGCCGGGCAAGCTGGAGAAGATCCTCCAGCTGCTGGACTACGTCAGCGCAAATCCTGACCCCGATGAGGCGGCATCTCTGCAGTATGGTATTCAGGGGACACACTGGGACTGGGCCGGAACGGACAAGAAGGACATCATCCTGCTGCCGCCGTATAACCATATGTTCAGCTACCAGAATACGATCGGCGCGGGGATCGGCATGACCCTGCCCATCCTTCCTGCCGGACGGAGCGAGCAATGGGCGGCAACCCTGGGGCTGGATCACGACGGAATCTATAATGCTCTGGAGGTAGCTACGCCCTCTCTGATCAGGAACAGCCCTGGGCTTATTAAGCTAAGAGACCAGGCATATATTGCCTTCATCACCGGGGAGCGTCCGCTTGAGGAATTCGGAGAGTTCGTGGAGGAGTTCCTGGCGTCGGGCGGAGCGGAGGTACTGGCGGAAGCAAATGAGTCCTATAAGGAGCTTGATCCACATCAAAAAGGTGAGCAAGAGGCGAGACCATAG
- a CDS encoding AraC family transcriptional regulator, which translates to MRKWNSAFAALAASYISVVLVIVLLLCSAFYLYFSNHYKEELQGRNRLILDNTARTLEASVLQRVQQIYLEVSLNQRAALRMLPDASLPANLSKVSSLQESLNMQVSNHSDLIQAVHLYAPRQHLLLSSLYGLKFRADQQAGAAYWMDWVNGMNLNSRNSLWTEARFVPDDIVSSIPGGSGSQLITYVHSYPFQSPGAASELLIAIDLKESALRAILQNMMPARYQSSFIATPSGGIVAGSNPDAAAQADTYAASISNALASPETSGNMSQEIGGSTYIISYQDLPTTGWKLFSAAPANLFYEKWLVVQRVILSLCLLALLVGICLSGILAKLNYSPLKRLLRTIKDLYGPGREVPGVRGPALNEFGIIDSAFIRLNDKITTLEGTLEASSPHIRQNMILNLLQDSPAQGSVTVDPQFLGLSPEHRHYCCLLLNTRGAYARMSLRGLQAAMSGMTGTLEAIRLQGIRILAEELPDKQTVVIISAREASGTLLKQLSDRITAAAEQQFQLNIQLSQGCWVDAISLLHTSYAEAQTLMKYAYFLPESRVLKDRELLMKEQSLDEIPQPVLMRFKDKLQTRQLDETLAALEQLIAVMREGSYPADYCHFVLANTVFMYSDYLKSIRYTPSAHGPLDLYNEYIALPDIRHLQEWFAASIGTFIMETQKRNSDRALSTIEAAKAYIGEHLSGDLSLDAVSGKVFISPKYLSKLFKEELGITYIDYITGIRMEEARRLIENNNMSIEQIAGTVGYGTTPYFIKRFKEIYGCTPGNYLRTVNTLPPQAEISLG; encoded by the coding sequence TTGCGAAAATGGAACTCTGCCTTTGCCGCCCTAGCCGCTTCATACATCTCAGTTGTGTTAGTCATTGTCCTCTTACTCTGCTCTGCCTTCTATCTGTATTTCTCGAACCATTATAAGGAAGAGCTTCAGGGCCGTAACCGGCTCATCCTTGACAATACCGCTCGTACCCTTGAAGCCTCCGTGCTTCAGCGGGTCCAGCAGATCTATCTGGAAGTCTCTCTGAACCAGCGGGCTGCGCTCCGTATGTTGCCAGATGCCTCACTTCCAGCGAATCTCAGCAAGGTAAGCAGTCTCCAGGAGTCGCTGAACATGCAGGTATCCAATCATTCGGACCTGATTCAAGCCGTACATCTATATGCTCCCAGGCAGCATCTCCTGCTGTCCTCGCTGTATGGGCTGAAATTCCGTGCGGACCAGCAGGCGGGTGCCGCCTACTGGATGGATTGGGTGAACGGCATGAACCTTAATTCCCGTAACAGCCTCTGGACGGAGGCCCGTTTCGTGCCGGACGATATCGTCTCCAGCATCCCCGGCGGCAGCGGCAGCCAGCTGATCACCTATGTGCACAGCTATCCGTTCCAGTCCCCCGGGGCAGCCAGTGAGCTGCTGATTGCCATTGATCTGAAGGAGAGTGCCCTGCGCGCCATTCTGCAGAATATGATGCCTGCCCGCTATCAGAGCAGCTTCATTGCTACGCCCTCCGGCGGAATCGTGGCCGGCTCGAATCCGGATGCTGCGGCCCAGGCCGATACCTATGCTGCCAGTATCTCGAATGCGCTAGCCTCTCCTGAGACATCCGGTAACATGAGCCAGGAGATCGGGGGCAGCACCTACATCATTTCCTATCAGGACCTGCCGACCACCGGGTGGAAGCTCTTCAGTGCGGCTCCGGCGAACCTGTTCTATGAGAAATGGCTCGTTGTCCAAAGGGTCATCCTCTCCCTGTGTCTGCTTGCTCTATTGGTAGGAATCTGTCTGTCCGGCATTCTGGCCAAATTGAATTACAGTCCGCTTAAGCGGCTGCTTCGGACTATCAAGGACCTCTACGGCCCGGGGCGTGAGGTGCCAGGAGTGCGGGGACCAGCCCTTAACGAATTCGGAATTATTGACTCCGCCTTCATCCGCCTGAACGACAAAATCACCACACTGGAGGGGACGCTTGAGGCCAGCAGTCCGCATATCCGGCAGAACATGATCCTGAATCTCCTTCAGGACAGCCCTGCCCAGGGCAGCGTAACTGTAGATCCGCAATTCCTGGGACTCTCCCCGGAACACCGCCATTACTGTTGCCTGCTCCTCAACACCCGTGGAGCCTACGCCCGCATGAGTCTACGCGGCTTGCAGGCAGCCATGAGCGGGATGACCGGGACGCTTGAGGCGATCCGGCTTCAAGGAATCCGCATTCTGGCTGAGGAGCTGCCGGACAAGCAGACCGTTGTCATTATCAGCGCGCGCGAAGCCTCCGGGACGCTGCTCAAACAGCTCTCGGACCGGATTACAGCAGCGGCGGAGCAGCAGTTCCAGCTGAATATTCAGCTCTCGCAGGGCTGCTGGGTGGATGCCATCAGCCTTCTCCACACGAGCTACGCTGAAGCGCAGACCTTGATGAAATATGCTTATTTTCTGCCGGAGAGCAGGGTCTTGAAGGACCGGGAGCTGCTGATGAAGGAGCAGAGTCTTGACGAAATCCCGCAGCCTGTGCTGATGAGATTCAAGGATAAGCTGCAGACCCGGCAGCTGGATGAGACTCTGGCCGCGCTGGAGCAGCTGATAGCCGTCATGCGGGAAGGCAGCTACCCGGCGGATTATTGCCACTTCGTTCTGGCGAACACCGTATTTATGTACTCAGATTATCTGAAAAGCATCCGCTACACCCCTTCCGCCCACGGGCCTCTGGATCTGTATAACGAATATATTGCCCTGCCGGATATCCGGCATTTGCAGGAGTGGTTCGCCGCTTCCATCGGCACCTTCATTATGGAGACGCAGAAGCGGAACAGTGACCGCGCACTCTCGACCATTGAAGCGGCCAAGGCCTATATCGGGGAGCATCTGTCCGGGGATCTATCGCTGGATGCCGTATCCGGCAAGGTCTTCATCAGTCCCAAGTATCTAAGCAAGCTGTTCAAGGAAGAGCTGGGGATCACCTACATTGACTATATTACGGGCATACGGATGGAAGAGGCCCGGCGGCTGATTGAGAACAACAACATGTCGATCGAACAAATTGCCGGCACGGTCGGTTATGGAACGACTCCCTACTTCATCAAGCGCTTCAAGGAGATCTACGGCTGTACGCCGGGGAATTATCTGCGAACCGTGAATACACTGCCGCCGCAGGCAGAGATTAGCCTGGGATAA
- a CDS encoding S-layer homology domain-containing protein has translation MNLKSKRKLLSVTAGLVLLTNSIAVHPAEAATGNSLTELPAAPAWGHFVDTYKNNTPVNTAVYSNPSIGVLSGFLDLWTPGATWDTGTKLNSSVLDYNIQYVADLSKTRTPAEEEAAYYDDRRNQTYGAADGLGPLSEVYRTMSGTFTTINSIPDDATSVKYSDGNDSNKAGDSNSSLGKMVDLIGIIRGNYASTSQAKNFYSYKRPFRWKDTSVIVPTLVPAMSKTPATDGGFPSGHTNASYLAALALAYSVPERFQELMTRASEMGNNRVVAGMHSPLDVMGGRVTAMAFAAGALTDPDNAALKQAAYTQAHEVLLTQTGTAEDRFTDYAKNKAQYTQRLTYGFPQIHSTTVPAVAPKGAEVLLETRLPYLTADQRRAVLVTTALPSGYPLLDDPEGWGRLNLFAAADGYGAFAEPVTVAMDAAKGGFHAADRWRNDISGTGGLTKEGTGTLKLAGSNTYSGGTEVNAGVLEGDTATAFGKGNVTNTGGSVVENVYGKIVIGGSFTQASEGTLVLGLTGADDILEVEGALKVDGKLKVNFANSYVPGSGLIPLITHGVSQRSGQFASVQVEGLPSKYNAQVVYLSDQIALSITDTTSGGTGGGNPGGTPGTPAGNTGTVPGTAGTTPGNGSTTPAEPEKQPQSGVNPFQSGVVSRETVYKTVTEAIAASKNESISFKDTAGHWGSSTIATAVKLQIISGYADGTFRPDAPVTRAEFAAMIARSFGIGTTSEASKFGDTASNWAAGYIGALADKGIVTGYADGSFKPGATITRAEMVTIIGRVLNLGALQTGTPASFTDVSSSYWAADAIRQAASANLVKGISASAFAPKSQATRAEAVAVIIRALESDSSVKALIAGL, from the coding sequence TTGAACTTGAAGTCGAAAAGAAAGCTGTTGTCTGTTACGGCAGGTCTGGTACTCCTCACGAATTCTATCGCGGTACATCCTGCAGAGGCGGCCACGGGTAATTCATTAACTGAGCTGCCAGCTGCTCCGGCTTGGGGACATTTCGTAGATACTTATAAGAATAACACACCTGTGAATACGGCGGTGTATTCCAATCCCTCGATCGGCGTTCTCTCCGGCTTCCTGGATCTCTGGACACCGGGCGCCACCTGGGATACCGGAACGAAGCTGAACAGCAGTGTGCTGGATTACAACATTCAGTATGTGGCGGATCTGTCTAAGACCCGTACTCCGGCAGAGGAGGAGGCAGCGTATTACGATGACCGGCGGAACCAGACCTATGGAGCGGCTGACGGCCTTGGACCATTATCTGAGGTGTACCGTACGATGTCAGGGACCTTCACGACCATTAACAGCATTCCAGATGATGCGACTTCCGTGAAATATAGTGACGGTAATGACAGCAACAAGGCCGGTGATTCCAATTCAAGCTTGGGCAAAATGGTAGACCTGATCGGAATCATCCGCGGCAATTATGCTTCAACCAGCCAGGCCAAGAACTTCTACAGCTACAAGCGTCCGTTCCGCTGGAAGGATACCTCTGTCATCGTACCGACACTGGTGCCGGCGATGAGCAAGACGCCTGCCACAGACGGCGGCTTCCCGAGCGGACATACCAACGCTTCCTATCTGGCGGCCCTGGCTCTGGCGTACTCCGTACCTGAGCGCTTCCAGGAGCTGATGACCCGGGCCTCGGAGATGGGCAACAACCGTGTCGTCGCCGGGATGCACTCACCGCTGGATGTTATGGGCGGACGAGTGACGGCAATGGCTTTCGCAGCAGGTGCGCTGACAGACCCGGATAATGCGGCATTGAAGCAGGCGGCCTACACTCAGGCTCATGAGGTGCTGCTCACACAGACGGGTACCGCAGAAGACCGGTTCACGGATTATGCGAAGAATAAGGCCCAGTATACCCAGCGGCTGACCTACGGCTTCCCTCAGATTCACTCCACGACTGTGCCTGCTGTTGCTCCTAAGGGAGCGGAGGTCTTGCTGGAGACCCGCCTGCCTTACCTGACTGCGGATCAGCGTAGAGCAGTTCTCGTAACAACGGCACTCCCTTCCGGTTATCCACTGTTGGATGATCCCGAAGGCTGGGGACGATTGAACCTGTTCGCCGCTGCTGACGGGTACGGTGCATTCGCTGAGCCTGTAACGGTAGCGATGGACGCTGCGAAGGGCGGCTTCCATGCCGCAGACCGCTGGCGCAATGATATCTCCGGGACGGGCGGACTGACCAAGGAGGGTACAGGCACGCTTAAGCTCGCGGGCAGCAACACGTATTCCGGCGGTACTGAAGTGAACGCGGGTGTCCTGGAAGGAGACACGGCAACAGCCTTCGGCAAAGGGAATGTGACGAATACCGGCGGTTCTGTAGTTGAGAACGTCTACGGTAAAATAGTGATCGGCGGCAGCTTCACCCAAGCCTCCGAAGGTACGCTTGTCCTGGGCCTTACCGGAGCAGACGATATCCTTGAAGTTGAGGGTGCCCTGAAGGTTGACGGGAAGCTGAAGGTGAACTTCGCGAACAGCTACGTTCCAGGCAGCGGCCTGATTCCGCTCATTACGCATGGCGTCAGCCAGCGCAGCGGGCAGTTTGCTTCCGTGCAGGTTGAAGGATTGCCAAGCAAATATAACGCCCAGGTCGTCTACCTGAGCGATCAGATCGCGCTTAGTATTACAGATACGACAAGCGGAGGAACTGGCGGCGGTAATCCGGGCGGAACGCCGGGTACTCCGGCTGGAAATACCGGCACGGTACCAGGGACTGCCGGCACCACTCCAGGGAATGGAAGCACTACTCCTGCTGAACCGGAAAAACAGCCACAGAGCGGCGTTAATCCGTTCCAATCCGGAGTGGTGAGCCGCGAGACAGTATACAAGACCGTGACTGAAGCTATTGCGGCTTCGAAGAATGAGAGCATCAGCTTCAAGGATACCGCAGGCCACTGGGGCAGCAGCACCATCGCTACAGCCGTGAAGCTGCAGATCATCAGCGGCTATGCGGACGGCACCTTCCGTCCGGATGCACCGGTGACCAGAGCTGAATTCGCAGCGATGATCGCCCGCTCCTTCGGGATAGGCACTACATCGGAGGCCTCTAAATTTGGGGATACAGCCTCCAATTGGGCGGCTGGCTATATCGGTGCCTTGGCGGACAAAGGCATCGTAACCGGCTACGCAGACGGCAGCTTCAAGCCAGGGGCGACCATTACCCGAGCTGAGATGGTCACGATTATCGGCCGTGTGCTGAATCTCGGTGCGCTTCAGACTGGCACCCCGGCGAGCTTCACCGATGTCAGCAGCAGCTACTGGGCAGCTGACGCCATCCGCCAGGCCGCTTCGGCTAATCTGGTGAAGGGCATCTCTGCTTCTGCGTTCGCGCCAAAGAGTCAGGCTACCCGCGCCGAAGCGGTGGCTGTGATTATCCGCGCGCTGGAGAGCGACAGCTCGGTTAAGGCTTTGATTGCGGGCTTGTAG
- a CDS encoding BlaI/MecI/CopY family transcriptional regulator translates to MSTTPKISEAEWEIMKIIWEHHPLTSEQITRLLPASVEWSEQTVRTFVTRLLKKKAIAYEKSGRSYLYYPLVSENECVRAESRSFLKRVFGGATQLMVTSFLEDVELSKQEIEQLEQLLREKKSQGTSGNSGKQE, encoded by the coding sequence ATGAGTACAACGCCGAAGATTTCGGAAGCCGAATGGGAAATTATGAAGATTATCTGGGAGCATCATCCGCTCACCTCGGAACAAATCACCCGGCTCCTGCCTGCATCTGTGGAATGGAGCGAGCAGACGGTGCGCACCTTCGTCACCCGGCTGCTTAAGAAGAAGGCGATAGCGTATGAGAAATCCGGCCGGAGCTATCTCTATTATCCGCTGGTGTCAGAGAATGAGTGTGTCCGGGCCGAGAGCCGCTCTTTCCTGAAGCGCGTATTTGGCGGGGCTACCCAGTTAATGGTAACCAGCTTCCTGGAGGATGTCGAGCTGTCCAAGCAGGAGATTGAACAACTCGAACAGCTGCTGAGGGAGAAGAAGTCGCAGGGTACCAGCGGCAACTCAGGTAAGCAGGAATGA